A DNA window from Candidatus Nanopelagicales bacterium contains the following coding sequences:
- a CDS encoding HD domain-containing protein: MSDEGQASDEGQASDEGQASDEATLSAAPEVPDLLDLPADSLYSARLPMALAYAAVMHAPQRRKDDLGSPYITHPMAVATLVWHYGLGVPAYEPEMEDLVVAGLLHDVVEDAGGDNRLREIQDMFGPRVAQIVYAATDSMSSDPNNKQDWRPRKEQHIARVRTLAQGPDGQIGDAGACLVIASDKMHNLSSTAAAVAARGDAYLERFKGGVEGTRWYYREMFEALKPALPDPMVDDLTARLVTLRA, encoded by the coding sequence GTGAGTGACGAGGGCCAAGCGAGTGACGAGGGCCAAGCGAGTGACGAGGGCCAAGCGAGTGACGAGGCAACACTCTCCGCGGCGCCCGAGGTCCCTGACCTCCTGGACCTGCCGGCCGACTCCCTGTACTCGGCCCGGCTGCCGATGGCGCTCGCGTACGCCGCCGTCATGCATGCGCCGCAGCGCCGCAAAGACGATCTCGGGTCTCCCTACATCACGCACCCGATGGCCGTGGCCACCCTCGTTTGGCATTACGGACTCGGAGTACCCGCCTACGAACCGGAGATGGAAGACCTCGTCGTCGCGGGACTACTGCACGATGTCGTTGAGGACGCGGGCGGGGACAACCGACTGCGCGAGATTCAGGACATGTTCGGTCCCCGCGTCGCTCAGATCGTCTATGCCGCAACTGACAGCATGTCGTCTGATCCGAACAACAAACAGGACTGGCGGCCCCGCAAGGAGCAGCACATCGCCCGCGTCCGCACCTTGGCGCAGGGCCCTGATGGCCAGATCGGTGACGCCGGTGCGTGTCTGGTGATCGCCAGCGACAAGATGCACAACCTGAGCTCCACGGCTGCCGCCGTGGCCGCGCGGGGGGACGCGTATCTGGAGCGGTTCAAGGGTGGAGTCGAGGGCACCCGTTGGTACTACCGCGAGATGTTCGAAGCTTTGAAGCCGGCCCTCCCCGACCCGATGGTGGACGACCTCACAGCCCGGTTGGTGACCCTGCGTGCGTGA
- a CDS encoding TIGR00730 family Rossman fold protein — protein sequence MAPIRPPRRQIGPISIRPDQLQPTTHDQRLLDSRHAADWITADPWRVMRIQAEFVEGFGALAELGPAISIFGSARTAPDHPNYALARDIAAGLVDEGYAVITGGGPGIMAAANRGAAEARGVSVGLGIELPFEQRLNDWVDVGINFRYFFARKTMFVKYARGFVVLPGGFGTLDELFEALTLVQTHKITTFPIVLVGTKFWEKLLDWIGEELIGHELIAPSDLDLLQVSDSPAEVVQMILAADRRAESEVMPRPDPSDEGVMWHRRPPTEEHRERW from the coding sequence ATGGCCCCCATCCGACCACCGCGGCGCCAGATCGGTCCCATCAGCATCCGGCCCGACCAGCTGCAGCCCACCACCCACGACCAGCGACTCCTGGACTCACGCCACGCGGCCGACTGGATCACGGCGGATCCCTGGCGGGTGATGCGGATTCAGGCGGAGTTCGTCGAGGGATTCGGGGCACTCGCCGAACTCGGACCGGCCATCTCCATCTTCGGCAGTGCCCGCACGGCTCCCGATCACCCGAACTACGCCTTGGCGCGCGACATCGCGGCCGGTTTGGTCGACGAGGGCTACGCGGTGATCACCGGCGGTGGCCCGGGCATCATGGCTGCGGCCAACCGGGGGGCGGCCGAGGCCCGCGGGGTATCGGTCGGGCTGGGAATCGAGTTGCCGTTCGAACAGCGCCTGAACGACTGGGTGGACGTCGGCATCAACTTCCGCTACTTCTTCGCCCGCAAGACGATGTTCGTGAAGTATGCCCGCGGGTTCGTGGTCCTGCCGGGCGGGTTCGGCACACTGGACGAACTGTTCGAAGCCCTCACGCTGGTCCAGACCCACAAGATCACCACCTTCCCGATCGTCCTCGTCGGGACGAAGTTCTGGGAGAAGCTGCTGGACTGGATCGGTGAAGAGTTGATCGGTCACGAACTGATCGCCCCCAGCGACCTCGACCTGCTGCAGGTGAGTGACTCACCGGCTGAAGTCGTGCAGATGATCCTCGCCGCGGACCGCAGGGCGGAATCCGAGGTCATGCCACGGCCCGACCCCTCGGACGAGGGAGTCATGTGGCACCGCCGCCCGCCCACTGAGGAGCATCGCGAGCGTTGGTGA
- a CDS encoding thioesterase family protein codes for MNDIPLTSFTDAARVVEVAPGAFTADVPPDWAQGRTAFGGLAAGILINAVQALPGLADLPVRAVDAAFIGPVPPGPVRVRAEMLRQGKYLTHAAAELTAGAGSHPLARVHTVLGHLRASAVTVPPEPPDPVPLEQCLEMPYIPGMTPEFTRNLDFRFASGIPFTGSDSARVTGHCRHRSPEVGVAAISALVDAWPGTVLPLMTSPAPASTVRWSLQFPGDEPLKGDDWFWYTSDTPVATGGYSTMTAQLWREERLISWSEQLLAVFDRRS; via the coding sequence GTGAATGACATCCCCCTGACGTCGTTCACTGACGCTGCCCGCGTCGTCGAGGTCGCACCAGGCGCGTTCACGGCCGATGTGCCCCCCGATTGGGCTCAGGGCCGGACCGCTTTCGGGGGTCTGGCCGCGGGCATCCTGATCAACGCCGTGCAGGCGCTGCCGGGACTAGCCGACTTGCCCGTCCGCGCGGTCGATGCGGCATTCATCGGACCGGTCCCCCCCGGTCCTGTGCGGGTTCGCGCCGAGATGTTGCGCCAGGGGAAGTACCTGACCCATGCCGCCGCCGAACTGACTGCCGGCGCGGGATCGCACCCTCTTGCTCGCGTCCATACGGTGCTGGGCCATCTACGCGCCAGTGCGGTGACAGTCCCACCCGAACCGCCCGATCCGGTCCCCCTCGAGCAGTGTCTCGAGATGCCGTACATCCCCGGGATGACCCCGGAGTTCACCCGCAATCTCGACTTCCGGTTTGCCAGCGGAATCCCTTTCACCGGGAGCGACTCAGCCCGCGTCACCGGCCACTGTCGGCATCGTTCCCCCGAAGTCGGCGTCGCAGCCATCTCCGCACTGGTCGACGCCTGGCCCGGAACAGTACTGCCGCTGATGACCAGCCCCGCGCCCGCCAGCACTGTGCGCTGGTCCCTGCAGTTCCCCGGCGATGAGCCGCTGAAAGGGGACGACTGGTTCTGGTACACCTCCGACACCCCAGTCGCGACCGGTGGCTACTCGACGATGACCGCGCAACTGTGGCGCGAGGAGCGACTGATCTCGTGGTCGGAGCAGTTGCTGGCTGTGTTCGACCGACGAAGCTGA
- a CDS encoding DivIVA domain-containing protein, translated as MTVVFVLFAVIVIAGAVLVLAGRWDPGMAPTDRPGPPELPDASWDAADVRALKFRVGLRGYRMQDVDAALAALARELDRRPVMRPDDPAIESTD; from the coding sequence GTGACGGTGGTTTTCGTCTTGTTCGCGGTGATCGTGATCGCCGGTGCGGTGCTGGTGCTGGCCGGCCGGTGGGATCCCGGAATGGCCCCGACCGATCGGCCCGGGCCACCGGAGTTGCCCGACGCGTCGTGGGATGCGGCGGATGTGCGCGCGCTGAAGTTCAGGGTGGGACTGCGCGGTTACCGGATGCAGGACGTCGATGCCGCGCTCGCGGCCCTCGCCCGCGAACTGGATCGCCGGCCGGTCATGCGGCCAGACGATCCAGCCATCGAGTCAACAGACTGA
- the folP gene encoding dihydropteroate synthase: MLKLGTRTFGDRDLLVMAIINRTPDSFYDRGATFAEDSALDAVDRAVAEGADIVDIGGVKAGPGDAVGASEELRRTVPFVAKVRDRHPDVVISVDTWRAEVGRAVCAEGADIINDAWEGYDPDLARVAAEYRVGIVCTHAGGQIPRTRPHRVVYRDVVQDIITTTTGLAQRAEALGVPRESIIIDPGHDFGKTTPQTLAATAATDQLVATGWPVLMSLSRKDFIGETLDIPEPKERLTGTLATTAVTAWLGARIWRVHDVAATRTVLDMVAAIRGDRPPALAVRGLA, translated from the coding sequence GTGCTCAAACTCGGGACCCGTACGTTCGGGGATCGCGACCTGCTCGTGATGGCCATCATCAATCGAACTCCGGACTCCTTCTACGACCGGGGCGCGACGTTCGCCGAGGATTCCGCCCTGGACGCTGTGGACCGCGCGGTCGCGGAAGGCGCGGACATCGTCGATATCGGCGGGGTCAAGGCGGGTCCAGGTGATGCGGTGGGTGCCTCCGAGGAACTGCGCCGTACCGTGCCGTTCGTGGCCAAGGTGCGCGACCGCCATCCCGACGTGGTGATCAGCGTGGACACCTGGCGAGCCGAGGTCGGACGCGCTGTGTGCGCCGAAGGCGCCGACATCATCAACGACGCGTGGGAGGGGTACGACCCGGACCTCGCCCGGGTCGCCGCCGAGTACCGAGTGGGGATCGTGTGTACTCACGCGGGTGGTCAGATCCCCCGCACCCGCCCGCATCGGGTGGTCTACCGAGATGTCGTGCAGGACATCATCACGACGACGACCGGGTTGGCGCAGCGGGCCGAGGCACTGGGAGTGCCGCGCGAGTCGATCATCATCGATCCGGGACACGACTTCGGGAAGACCACTCCCCAGACTCTGGCGGCGACGGCAGCCACCGATCAACTGGTGGCGACCGGCTGGCCGGTGTTGATGTCACTGTCGCGCAAGGACTTCATCGGTGAGACCCTCGACATCCCGGAACCGAAGGAACGGCTCACCGGGACCCTGGCGACCACGGCGGTCACTGCCTGGCTGGGCGCACGGATCTGGCGCGTTCACGACGTGGCCGCGACGCGCACCGTCCTGGACATGGTGGCGGCCATCCGCGGCGACCGTCCCCCGGCGCTGGCGGTGCGTGGTTTGGCCTGA
- a CDS encoding wax ester/triacylglycerol synthase domain-containing protein, giving the protein MTRKVDSRMGVFDAVMWGVETDPLLRSVITLVVMLDKKPNRKVLTQRIEEMSIRVPALRRRVVGNPVSLVPPRWESTDDFDMNYHLRFRRAANTRDDAHVLDVAEHMAEMDFDRARPLWEAIVIEGLKGNRAALIMKIHHAITDGIGGMAMAASLFDLSDDPSQRPEQPMPDVEETGHEDAKERIVEGAEYQAKTTVDQIKDMAGGAKTLVTGTVTDPVGTVKNSVDFTQSAARILAPASTPMSPVMRGRSLGVHFAILEAPLDALKVAGKSNGGTLNDAFMAVVSGGIAKYHAAHGVSLDEAAAVRVNMPVNLRPRTEAPTSGNRWVPARFPLPLGPEDPVARVRELHPVLLQARTEPALEISEPIFRLLTSLPRPATTALAAGMMKGTDVAATNVPGPPIPVYLAGAQVQQLVPFAPKGGAAMNVAMMSYNGKAEFGVNLDTAAIYDHDVMIKCLEESLAEVVALSVKED; this is encoded by the coding sequence GTGACACGCAAGGTTGACAGTCGCATGGGTGTTTTCGATGCCGTTATGTGGGGCGTCGAAACAGATCCGTTGCTCCGGTCGGTCATCACGTTGGTGGTCATGCTGGACAAGAAGCCCAACCGCAAGGTTCTCACGCAGCGGATCGAGGAAATGTCGATCCGCGTACCGGCGCTGCGGCGTCGGGTCGTGGGCAACCCGGTGTCGCTGGTGCCCCCGCGCTGGGAGTCCACCGACGACTTCGACATGAACTACCACTTACGTTTCCGTCGCGCCGCCAACACTCGCGATGACGCACACGTCCTCGACGTCGCCGAGCACATGGCCGAAATGGACTTCGATCGGGCTCGCCCCCTGTGGGAAGCCATCGTGATCGAGGGCCTCAAGGGCAACAGAGCCGCGCTCATCATGAAGATCCACCACGCCATCACCGACGGCATCGGCGGAATGGCCATGGCGGCATCGCTCTTCGATCTGTCCGACGATCCCAGTCAGCGCCCCGAGCAGCCCATGCCCGACGTCGAGGAGACCGGACATGAGGACGCGAAGGAGCGCATCGTCGAGGGTGCCGAATACCAGGCCAAGACGACAGTCGACCAGATCAAGGACATGGCCGGCGGCGCCAAGACCCTGGTGACGGGAACCGTCACCGACCCGGTGGGCACCGTGAAGAACAGCGTCGATTTCACCCAATCGGCCGCTCGGATCCTGGCCCCGGCCTCCACGCCGATGAGCCCCGTCATGCGCGGACGCTCGCTCGGCGTCCACTTCGCGATCCTGGAAGCACCTCTGGACGCGCTCAAGGTGGCGGGGAAGTCCAACGGTGGGACGCTGAACGACGCGTTCATGGCCGTGGTGTCCGGCGGCATCGCCAAGTACCACGCCGCGCATGGTGTCTCCTTGGACGAAGCAGCAGCTGTGCGGGTCAACATGCCGGTCAACCTGCGCCCGCGCACCGAGGCTCCGACGTCGGGCAATCGCTGGGTGCCGGCTCGGTTCCCACTCCCGCTGGGTCCGGAGGACCCTGTCGCCCGCGTGCGTGAGTTGCACCCGGTGCTGTTGCAGGCCCGCACCGAACCGGCACTGGAGATCAGCGAGCCGATCTTCCGGCTGCTCACATCACTGCCGCGTCCGGCGACCACCGCGCTCGCGGCCGGGATGATGAAAGGCACCGATGTCGCGGCCACGAATGTGCCGGGCCCGCCCATTCCCGTCTACCTCGCCGGCGCCCAGGTGCAGCAACTGGTCCCGTTCGCCCCGAAGGGCGGCGCCGCGATGAACGTGGCCATGATGTCCTACAACGGCAAGGCGGAGTTCGGTGTGAACCTGGACACCGCGGCGATCTACGACCACGACGTCATGATCAAGTGCCTCGAGGAGTCACTCGCCGAGGTCGTGGCCTTGTCGGTCAAGGAGGACTGA
- a CDS encoding DUF3117 domain-containing protein yields MAAMKPRTGDGPLEVTKEGRGIIMRVPLEGGGRLVVELTADEAKDLGAQLTATAG; encoded by the coding sequence ATGGCCGCCATGAAACCCAGGACCGGTGACGGCCCACTCGAGGTCACCAAAGAGGGCCGCGGAATCATCATGCGGGTCCCCCTGGAAGGCGGCGGACGCCTCGTGGTCGAGCTCACCGCCGATGAGGCCAAGGACCTCGGCGCCCAGCTGACCGCCACCGCAGGCTGA
- a CDS encoding leucyl aminopeptidase family protein, translating to MLAQRLGGPDLAAAVSDPQHAAPDPHLVLRAAPTAVGMAQAGAAIGRAAVGSAPLDCVVPNGARLMTERFAHGVVVGAQPVRNSSPAEIRMWLGSGAAATESTERGLTVGSRVLLARRLGNTPSDIKTPTWLADQAHEVSRSGIRTTTRGPQWLAQHGFGGILAVAAGSATTPNLTQMVYRGSGTGPHVVLVGKGITFDSGGLSIKPAPSMPMMKTDMAGAAAVIATMAAIRDLALPIRVTGLLACAENMPGAAAMRPGDVIRQFGGRTTEVLNTDAEGRLVLADSLAYAAARLRPDVLVDVATLTGAATVGLGRGHAALYATDERLAHRLETAGTDSGDSVWRMPLVDEYTGAIASAVAQSANTNTDPHTQAGSITAALFLRPFAGRVPWAHLDIAGSGRTESDRPDCRKGATGFGVSLLTRWLDRLAA from the coding sequence ATGCTCGCGCAGCGGCTGGGCGGCCCTGACCTCGCCGCCGCGGTGTCTGATCCGCAGCATGCCGCCCCCGACCCTCACCTGGTGCTTCGTGCTGCGCCCACTGCAGTCGGGATGGCGCAGGCCGGAGCAGCGATCGGTCGGGCCGCGGTCGGATCAGCGCCACTGGATTGTGTCGTGCCGAACGGGGCGCGACTCATGACCGAACGGTTCGCACACGGTGTCGTCGTGGGCGCGCAGCCCGTTCGCAACAGCAGCCCCGCCGAGATCCGGATGTGGCTCGGGAGCGGCGCTGCGGCCACCGAGTCGACCGAACGCGGCCTCACCGTCGGAAGCCGGGTCCTGCTGGCCCGCCGCCTGGGCAACACTCCCAGTGACATCAAGACACCGACCTGGCTGGCCGACCAGGCTCATGAGGTCTCCCGATCCGGAATCCGAACCACAACCCGAGGTCCACAGTGGCTCGCACAGCACGGTTTCGGGGGGATCCTGGCCGTCGCCGCCGGGAGTGCCACCACTCCCAACCTGACCCAGATGGTCTACCGCGGATCCGGTACCGGTCCGCATGTCGTTCTCGTCGGCAAGGGAATCACCTTCGACAGCGGTGGCCTCTCGATCAAGCCGGCGCCGTCGATGCCCATGATGAAGACCGACATGGCCGGCGCCGCCGCCGTCATCGCGACGATGGCTGCGATCCGCGATCTCGCCCTCCCGATCCGCGTGACGGGTCTCCTGGCATGCGCGGAGAACATGCCAGGGGCCGCCGCCATGCGCCCCGGCGACGTTATCCGGCAGTTCGGTGGCCGCACCACCGAGGTGCTCAACACCGACGCCGAGGGGCGGCTGGTCTTGGCCGACAGCCTCGCCTACGCGGCTGCTCGCCTGAGACCGGACGTCCTCGTGGACGTCGCGACCTTGACCGGCGCCGCAACCGTGGGGCTCGGTCGTGGTCATGCCGCGCTCTACGCCACCGATGAGCGGCTCGCCCATCGGCTCGAGACAGCCGGGACCGACAGCGGCGACTCGGTGTGGCGCATGCCGCTGGTCGACGAGTACACCGGCGCCATCGCATCGGCTGTGGCTCAGTCCGCCAACACCAACACCGATCCGCACACGCAGGCGGGTTCGATCACGGCGGCACTGTTCCTGCGCCCGTTCGCAGGCAGGGTGCCGTGGGCACATCTGGATATCGCGGGCAGCGGACGCACGGAATCGGACCGGCCGGACTGCCGCAAAGGTGCGACGGGTTTCGGTGTCAGTCTGTTGACTCGATGGCTGGATCGTCTGGCCGCATGA
- a CDS encoding O-methyltransferase: MIAPNADSFAYADGFAAEDEVLTTAREKAAELGCVPISGGSGALLRFVARAISAAHVVEIGTGAGVSTLWLLRGMTDDGVITSIDIELEHQRVARETLAAAEIAQGRYRLIAGRALDVLPRLTDGAYDMVLVDADKSEYTLYFEQALRLLRPGGVIAFDNALWGDRVADPAQRDAATVALRDLVTLVRGHEDLTPVLVPSGDGLLLAVVH, from the coding sequence ATGATCGCCCCCAACGCGGACAGTTTCGCGTACGCCGACGGATTCGCCGCCGAGGACGAGGTGCTCACGACGGCCCGGGAGAAGGCCGCCGAGTTGGGTTGTGTCCCGATCAGCGGTGGCAGCGGGGCCCTGCTCCGGTTCGTGGCCCGCGCCATTTCGGCCGCACACGTCGTCGAGATCGGCACCGGGGCCGGCGTCTCGACGCTGTGGCTGCTGCGTGGCATGACCGACGACGGGGTCATCACCTCCATCGACATCGAACTGGAGCATCAGCGGGTCGCGCGCGAGACCCTCGCGGCCGCCGAGATCGCACAAGGGCGCTACCGGCTGATCGCAGGGCGAGCCCTCGACGTGCTGCCGCGGCTGACCGACGGTGCTTACGACATGGTTCTGGTCGACGCGGACAAGTCCGAATACACGCTGTACTTCGAACAAGCCCTGCGCCTGCTGCGGCCCGGTGGCGTCATCGCCTTCGACAACGCCCTGTGGGGCGACCGGGTCGCCGACCCCGCACAAAGGGACGCCGCCACGGTGGCCCTGCGGGACCTGGTGACCCTGGTCCGGGGCCACGAGGATCTGACGCCGGTACTGGTCCCCTCCGGCGATGGCCTCCTGCTCGCCGTCGTCCACTGA